One Roseimaritima multifibrata DNA window includes the following coding sequences:
- a CDS encoding DUF1501 domain-containing protein, whose protein sequence is MTISPFREHELMTTRRQLFGRAALGLGTASLAGLLQDDLSAASTTEGLHHPAKAKHVIYLFMSGGPSHLDMWDYKPELAKMFNEQLPDHVRDGQRVTGMTSNQKNGLPVCPSKYKFSKFDNHADGVWISELLPHTAKVAKELCVIRSTFTEAINHDPAITYIQTGSQIPGRPSLGAWLSYGLGSMNENLPHYVVMHAQTKFPEQSLFNRLWGTGFMPSDHQGMLMRSQGDPVLYLSNPPGVSRTDRRKQLDALSALNSQQHDRFGDPEILARIHQHEMAYRMQASVPELMDLTQESPETMTLYGKEAETPGTFAACCLNARRLVERGVRNVQIFHRGWDAHGRLPAEHESQCKDIDQACAALITDLKQRGLLEDTLVVWGGEFGRTVYCQGSLTRENYGRDHHPRCFTTWMAGGGVKPGITYGHTDKFGYNIADADGNPLTPQPTKEKWTPGTMHIHDLNATILHLLGIDHTRLTYRYQGRDFRLTDVHGHVIHDLLA, encoded by the coding sequence ATGACAATTAGCCCATTTCGCGAACACGAATTGATGACCACTCGGCGGCAACTGTTTGGCCGTGCCGCGCTGGGACTGGGAACAGCCTCGCTGGCAGGACTGCTGCAGGACGACCTTTCTGCCGCCTCCACAACCGAGGGACTCCACCATCCGGCCAAAGCCAAGCATGTCATCTATCTATTCATGAGTGGCGGCCCCAGCCACCTGGATATGTGGGATTACAAACCTGAATTGGCAAAAATGTTCAACGAACAATTGCCAGACCACGTGCGCGATGGGCAACGTGTGACAGGCATGACGTCCAACCAGAAAAACGGATTACCAGTCTGCCCCAGCAAATACAAATTTTCAAAATTCGATAACCATGCGGACGGTGTTTGGATCAGCGAACTGCTCCCTCACACCGCAAAGGTTGCCAAAGAACTATGTGTGATCCGCAGCACCTTCACCGAAGCGATTAATCACGATCCCGCGATTACCTACATCCAAACAGGCAGCCAAATACCCGGCCGCCCAAGTCTTGGGGCATGGTTAAGTTACGGCCTGGGTAGCATGAACGAAAACCTGCCGCACTACGTGGTGATGCATGCACAAACAAAGTTCCCCGAACAGAGCCTCTTTAATCGATTGTGGGGGACCGGCTTTATGCCCTCCGATCACCAAGGGATGCTGATGCGCAGCCAGGGCGATCCGGTCTTGTACCTTAGCAATCCCCCTGGCGTATCGCGTACCGACCGCAGAAAACAGCTGGACGCATTGTCCGCACTTAATTCACAGCAACACGACCGCTTTGGCGACCCCGAAATCCTGGCTCGAATTCATCAACATGAAATGGCCTATCGCATGCAGGCATCGGTCCCCGAATTGATGGACTTAACCCAAGAATCCCCCGAAACGATGACCTTGTACGGCAAGGAAGCGGAAACCCCGGGGACCTTCGCCGCCTGCTGCTTGAATGCTCGTCGGTTGGTGGAAAGAGGAGTTCGCAACGTACAGATTTTCCATCGTGGCTGGGATGCCCATGGCCGTCTCCCCGCGGAACACGAATCCCAGTGCAAAGATATCGACCAGGCCTGTGCCGCCCTGATCACGGACCTCAAACAACGCGGCTTGCTGGAAGATACGCTGGTGGTCTGGGGTGGCGAATTCGGACGGACCGTCTATTGCCAAGGCAGCTTGACACGTGAGAACTACGGACGCGATCACCATCCTCGATGCTTTACCACTTGGATGGCAGGCGGCGGAGTCAAGCCGGGGATTACCTACGGACACACCGATAAATTTGGATACAACATCGCGGATGCAGACGGTAATCCGTTAACGCCACAACCGACCAAGGAAAAGTGGACTCCTGGCACGATGCACATTCACGATCTAAACGCCACCATCCTGCATCTGTTGGGCATCGACCACACGCGTCTGACCTATCGCTACCAAGGAAGGGACTTCCGCTTAACCGATGTCCACGGCCATGTCATCCATGACCTCTTAGCCTAA
- a CDS encoding cytidylate kinase-like family protein yields the protein MTALHIAAIEKRAEQKIRKWVEAEHSRERLAKADVSTSVGPYLMLSRETGAAGSEIAQLVGQQLHWDVLDKEIIDYMAEHYGTSRSLIEVVDEKHSSWLGDIFNSWIDGNGFSSAAYMNRLNRLFLLAAHHGRVVIVGRGSRYLLPREGGLSIRIVAPLNYRIARIAAERQIGPKEARKFVEHSDKEQAAFIKDHFHHQCADPHEYDLVINMENRTPQDAADFIAEAARRWMQVHAGEEVQRVS from the coding sequence ATGACCGCACTTCATATTGCTGCAATTGAAAAGCGAGCCGAGCAGAAAATTCGTAAATGGGTCGAAGCGGAACACAGTCGAGAACGTTTGGCGAAAGCCGACGTCAGTACAAGTGTCGGTCCTTATCTGATGTTGTCCCGGGAAACGGGGGCCGCAGGCAGCGAAATCGCACAGTTGGTTGGTCAACAATTGCACTGGGATGTACTTGATAAAGAGATCATTGACTACATGGCGGAACACTACGGAACGTCCCGTAGTTTGATCGAGGTGGTTGATGAAAAACATAGCAGCTGGCTAGGCGATATCTTTAACTCGTGGATCGATGGCAATGGGTTCTCCTCGGCGGCCTACATGAATCGATTGAATCGCCTGTTCTTGTTGGCAGCGCATCACGGGAGGGTTGTGATCGTAGGGCGAGGCAGTCGTTACTTGCTGCCTCGTGAAGGAGGGCTTTCCATTCGAATCGTCGCCCCGCTTAACTATCGCATTGCTCGAATCGCCGCCGAGCGTCAGATCGGTCCGAAAGAAGCTCGCAAGTTTGTGGAGCACTCTGACAAAGAACAGGCGGCATTCATCAAAGATCATTTTCATCATCAGTGTGCTGATCCACACGAATATGATTTGGTGATCAATATGGAAAATCGGACTCCGCAAGATGCGGCCGATTTCATTGCCGAAGCTGCCAGGCGATGGATGCAGGTCCATGCAGGGGAAGAAGTTCAGCGAGTCAGCTGA
- a CDS encoding PVC-type heme-binding CxxCH protein — MIRMPIFLLGITLGLQCLVISPSDAGNGWTSTNIHDHFFTEGASAGDIDGDGQIDIVAGPLWFRGPDFTRSHEIAPPKEFPISQYSDQFFSHVSDVDNDGDNDVLVIGFPGKSARLYLHPGGDPSDQTWEMKEITGDVDNESPAFYDLIPGGTPEIVCGHEGQYGYFAATEDATKPWVWTGVTRPGTCAGRFAHGMGIGDVDGDGHVDLLDKKFWWKNPGLTKDSAPLWKQYTWAPGPIGGGGAQIGVTDVDGDGDSDIVTSLNAHGFGLAWFEQQGPEKFVRHDIMGDTSIKNPYGVVFSQLHAVVLADVDQDGIQDIITGKRWWAHNGHDVGGRQEPVLYWFRCERSENGVEFVPHRIDRNSGVGTDLLVTDLNADNQLDIVSSSKKGLTVHIRQPETTPEPMKRWQIEEGRDQTKYTDGVPAEKAAQHMMLPEGFEADLIASEPALTQPIAMCFDDRGRIWVLEGHTYPQKAPQGEGKDRIIILEDADANGSFESQKTFIEGLNLASGIEVGFGGVWVGAAPEFMFIPDADGDDVPDGKPQVLLDGWGYQDTHETLNSFTWGPDGWLYGCHGVFTHSRVGKPGTKDDQRIPINAGIWRYHPTRHEFEVYAEGSSNPWGLDFNDRGDWFIEACVIPHLFHIQQGGRYFRQAGTHFNPYIYDDISTIADHLHYGDGTFGSANDAGRVDRKLTAEKPLDTSMVGGGHAHCGLAIYNGGVFPAEYQGQLMMHNLHGHRIVVDAVEDEGSGYIGRHRPDFSLSQDHQQIGVGIMVGPDGAIYTSDWHDPQTCHNRSPEIWNRSDGRLFRFRYGDVRPYRFDLSKESDIQLAARLSSDNGYFARRAQRLLQERAAAGTLDRSKVQEALANQFAETNSQRDRLRALWTNWAIGGLDVPALQQILKDSDPYVRSWAVTMLGESEQALDASTLTMLADLARSESSPAVRRQLAAVLQRLPLEQRWPIVTGLVTHHVDLNDRNIPLLVWYGFEPLAGEDPGRAFQLAMQSGWPDLLRYTIRRTAATEEGREILAAQVSQSAAKKYHKLILEELLQATTSRAGLPMPKAWPASYQQILDTAEPALQETARSVAVGFGDPSVLPYYQSTFEDTDKPASQRVAALKILSTIGDVNLADKLVNYLEDPAVAVPAIKALAQFDNPQIAAQLIARYDALSPAAQTAALNTLVARLASAKLLAEAMQSEKIASQTVPAFIVRQAVALNDSELNARLEKAWGRIGTSSSEKAAQYTRLQKLLSGNAYQKADRSNGRLLYDTNCGKCHKLFGTGESIGPEITGANRTDLKYWMENILEPNALIGRDYQMTQFLMDDGRLVSGLVKSENESAVTVQTATESVVLAKANVEERVLSQMSLMPEGQLEPMTDQQIRELFRYLSGDSQVPLPGQSADQVLPVPDQEGTWRLEGEWLVSRSKATAGALRPQAMGGFGGDWSGDSQLWWTGGKPGSVLKVTLPVPAEGTYDVTMYLTRAVDYAQLQVRGPGISPLEIDLFDPKVSLAEPLEWQGVTIPKGQPLTFELEITGANKSALRRFMVGLDRIELRPSK; from the coding sequence ATGATCCGAATGCCTATCTTCTTATTGGGAATAACCCTCGGACTTCAGTGCTTGGTGATCTCGCCAAGCGATGCAGGCAATGGCTGGACGTCGACGAATATTCACGACCACTTCTTTACCGAAGGAGCCTCCGCGGGAGATATCGACGGCGACGGTCAGATCGATATCGTCGCGGGGCCTCTGTGGTTTCGTGGTCCTGACTTCACGCGTTCGCACGAGATTGCTCCTCCAAAAGAATTCCCTATCTCGCAGTACAGTGACCAGTTCTTTAGCCATGTCTCGGATGTCGATAATGATGGCGACAACGATGTTCTGGTGATTGGCTTCCCCGGAAAATCGGCTCGTCTGTACCTCCATCCCGGCGGGGATCCAAGCGACCAAACCTGGGAAATGAAAGAGATCACTGGCGACGTCGACAACGAATCGCCAGCGTTCTATGACCTGATCCCTGGGGGGACTCCGGAAATCGTTTGTGGGCATGAAGGGCAATACGGCTACTTCGCGGCCACCGAAGACGCCACAAAGCCATGGGTCTGGACGGGCGTCACACGCCCCGGAACCTGTGCAGGACGGTTTGCACATGGGATGGGAATCGGAGACGTCGACGGCGATGGGCACGTTGATTTACTGGACAAGAAATTCTGGTGGAAGAATCCGGGCCTCACCAAGGATTCGGCACCACTGTGGAAACAATACACATGGGCGCCGGGGCCTATTGGCGGCGGCGGTGCACAGATTGGCGTTACCGATGTCGATGGTGACGGAGACTCGGACATCGTGACATCGCTGAATGCTCACGGTTTTGGCTTAGCATGGTTTGAGCAACAAGGCCCGGAAAAATTCGTACGCCACGACATCATGGGCGATACCTCAATCAAGAACCCGTACGGTGTGGTCTTCAGTCAACTGCACGCGGTTGTCCTCGCAGATGTCGATCAAGATGGCATTCAAGACATCATTACCGGCAAACGTTGGTGGGCACATAACGGCCACGATGTTGGCGGAAGACAAGAACCGGTTCTGTACTGGTTCCGCTGCGAGCGGAGCGAAAACGGAGTCGAATTTGTACCGCATCGGATCGACCGTAATTCAGGTGTTGGAACCGATTTACTGGTGACAGATTTAAATGCGGACAACCAGCTTGATATCGTGTCGTCAAGCAAGAAAGGCTTGACCGTGCATATTCGTCAACCGGAAACGACTCCCGAGCCAATGAAACGATGGCAAATCGAGGAAGGTCGCGATCAAACAAAATACACCGATGGGGTGCCTGCGGAGAAAGCGGCTCAGCACATGATGCTACCCGAGGGTTTTGAGGCGGACTTGATTGCTTCCGAACCCGCACTCACTCAACCGATTGCGATGTGCTTCGACGACCGGGGTAGGATCTGGGTTCTTGAGGGACACACCTACCCGCAGAAAGCACCGCAAGGCGAAGGTAAAGACCGCATCATCATTCTTGAAGACGCCGATGCCAACGGCTCCTTTGAATCACAAAAAACCTTTATCGAAGGACTGAATTTAGCCAGCGGAATCGAGGTCGGTTTTGGTGGCGTGTGGGTCGGAGCGGCTCCGGAATTCATGTTCATTCCGGACGCCGACGGCGATGACGTCCCCGATGGTAAACCGCAGGTCCTACTGGATGGCTGGGGCTACCAAGACACACACGAAACCCTGAATTCATTTACTTGGGGCCCCGACGGCTGGCTATACGGTTGCCACGGAGTCTTCACACACTCTCGCGTTGGTAAACCGGGGACAAAGGATGATCAACGCATTCCAATCAACGCAGGGATCTGGCGGTACCATCCCACTCGTCATGAATTCGAAGTCTACGCAGAAGGGAGCAGCAATCCATGGGGACTTGATTTCAATGATCGTGGAGACTGGTTTATTGAAGCCTGCGTGATTCCCCATCTGTTTCACATCCAGCAGGGCGGACGCTATTTTCGCCAAGCAGGAACTCACTTCAATCCATATATCTACGACGACATTTCAACCATCGCTGACCATTTACATTACGGCGACGGGACGTTCGGTTCAGCCAATGACGCTGGACGAGTGGACCGGAAACTTACCGCCGAAAAACCACTCGACACGTCGATGGTTGGTGGTGGACACGCTCATTGTGGACTGGCGATCTACAACGGTGGTGTTTTTCCGGCAGAGTATCAAGGGCAATTGATGATGCACAACCTGCATGGGCATCGAATCGTCGTCGATGCAGTCGAAGATGAGGGCAGCGGCTACATCGGTCGCCATCGCCCCGATTTTTCACTATCTCAAGATCATCAGCAAATTGGGGTTGGAATCATGGTCGGGCCGGACGGGGCCATCTACACCTCCGACTGGCACGATCCCCAAACATGCCACAACCGCTCGCCAGAAATTTGGAATCGCAGTGACGGCCGACTGTTTCGTTTTCGGTATGGCGATGTACGTCCCTATCGCTTCGACCTAAGCAAAGAGTCCGACATTCAGTTGGCAGCCAGGCTATCAAGCGACAACGGCTATTTTGCTCGCCGCGCACAACGCTTGCTTCAAGAACGCGCAGCAGCCGGCACGCTGGATCGCTCAAAGGTACAAGAAGCACTGGCGAACCAATTTGCAGAAACAAATAGTCAACGCGATCGCCTTCGTGCCCTCTGGACCAACTGGGCGATCGGCGGACTGGATGTGCCCGCATTGCAGCAAATTTTGAAGGACTCCGATCCTTACGTCCGAAGCTGGGCTGTCACCATGCTGGGCGAATCCGAGCAAGCGCTGGATGCGTCGACTTTGACAATGCTTGCGGATCTTGCACGTTCAGAATCCAGCCCTGCAGTCCGTCGTCAGCTTGCTGCGGTCCTGCAACGCCTTCCGCTGGAGCAACGCTGGCCGATCGTCACCGGACTGGTTACCCACCATGTCGACTTGAATGATCGCAATATCCCGCTGTTGGTTTGGTACGGTTTTGAACCTCTGGCGGGCGAAGACCCAGGTCGTGCTTTCCAACTGGCGATGCAAAGCGGTTGGCCCGACCTTCTGCGATACACCATTCGCCGAACGGCGGCCACCGAGGAAGGTCGCGAGATACTGGCGGCTCAAGTATCGCAGTCCGCAGCCAAGAAATATCATAAACTGATCCTGGAAGAACTGTTGCAGGCAACGACCAGCCGCGCAGGTCTGCCGATGCCAAAAGCATGGCCTGCGTCCTATCAACAGATTCTGGATACCGCGGAACCCGCGTTACAAGAAACGGCTCGCTCAGTCGCCGTTGGATTCGGCGATCCCAGCGTTCTGCCGTACTACCAATCGACATTTGAGGACACGGACAAACCGGCCTCACAGCGTGTGGCTGCGTTGAAAATTTTGTCGACAATCGGCGATGTGAATCTAGCTGACAAATTGGTGAACTACCTGGAGGATCCAGCCGTTGCAGTCCCTGCGATCAAGGCACTTGCTCAATTTGACAATCCCCAAATCGCGGCTCAATTGATCGCTCGATATGACGCTTTGTCACCTGCAGCCCAAACCGCTGCACTGAACACCTTGGTCGCTCGATTAGCTTCAGCAAAGTTATTGGCCGAAGCGATGCAGTCCGAAAAAATTGCCTCTCAAACGGTTCCCGCATTTATCGTTCGCCAAGCAGTCGCTTTAAACGACAGCGAACTAAATGCGCGTCTGGAAAAGGCATGGGGCCGGATCGGGACATCGTCCTCGGAAAAAGCGGCACAGTACACTCGTCTGCAAAAGCTGTTGTCCGGCAATGCATATCAAAAAGCGGATCGTTCCAATGGTCGATTGCTATATGACACCAACTGCGGCAAGTGCCACAAACTGTTTGGAACGGGGGAATCGATCGGTCCAGAAATCACCGGTGCCAACCGAACCGATTTGAAGTACTGGATGGAAAACATCCTGGAACCCAACGCCCTGATTGGCCGCGATTACCAGATGACTCAATTTCTGATGGATGATGGCCGGTTGGTCAGCGGTCTGGTTAAAAGCGAAAACGAATCGGCAGTCACCGTGCAAACCGCGACGGAATCGGTCGTGCTTGCCAAAGCGAACGTCGAAGAACGCGTGCTTTCACAGATGTCGTTGATGCCCGAAGGTCAACTTGAACCAATGACCGACCAACAGATCCGCGAACTTTTTCGATATCTGAGCGGTGATTCACAAGTACCGCTCCCCGGTCAGTCAGCCGATCAGGTACTTCCCGTCCCCGACCAGGAAGGCACCTGGCGTCTTGAAGGCGAATGGTTGGTTTCCCGCAGCAAAGCAACCGCCGGAGCCCTTCGCCCGCAAGCGATGGGCGGTTTTGGTGGCGATTGGTCGGGAGATTCGCAACTCTGGTGGACGGGTGGCAAACCAGGGTCGGTACTAAAGGTAACGCTTCCAGTCCCCGCCGAAGGGACTTACGACGTCACGATGTATCTAACTCGAGCCGTTGACTACGCCCAACTGCAAGTCCGCGGACCGGGCATATCGCCTTTAGAGATCGATTTGTTCGATCCCAAAGTGTCATTGGCTGAACCGCTAGAATGGCAAGGAGTCACGATTCCCAAGGGACAACCGCTTACCTTTGAACTTGAGATTACCGGGGCCAACAAATCTGCGTTACGCCGATTCATGGTCGGGTTAGACCGAATCGAACTGCGGCCCTCCAAGTAG
- a CDS encoding sialate O-acetylesterase family protein has product MIRHLLCLVAGLITSTSLYAEIQMPHFFSDHMVLQRESEAAIWGQAAPRADVSVSFDGQRSQTTADANGNWKLHLKMGPANSNGSVLTVEAGNDRLEIQDVLVGEVWLASGQSNMSFTMNRVPAYKSLMEQANYPTLRMFNAATTTAAEPQNDIAGSWTACSPKTVPQYSAVAFFFALKLNQDLEIPVGVIKTAWGGKPVETFTSREALSTLPGTKRLVDATLKADATFDQAKADKQYKIRLEQWNAKAAANKALPAAERKRMPRRPTAPKRPLLTEGRPGVLFDAMIHPFVGYTMRGAIWYQGEANAKPGAVPYDQTLPLMIRDWRSRWDDDFSFYFVQLANYRAPSTQPGTPDDWALLQDRMRLILDTTPKTGMAIINDVGEANDIHPKNKKDPGERLARWALAKDYGRSLVISGPLLKSSKVDGDSILVTFDHVGTGLRSGEGKPLKRFEVAGKDKKWHWATATIVGKNSVQVQSPNVPHPVAVRYAWASNPEGANLENSDDLPASVFRTDNW; this is encoded by the coding sequence ATGATTCGCCATCTACTTTGCCTAGTCGCGGGACTGATTACCTCGACGTCGTTGTATGCGGAAATTCAGATGCCGCATTTCTTTTCCGACCACATGGTTCTGCAACGCGAATCGGAAGCTGCGATTTGGGGCCAGGCAGCCCCGCGAGCAGACGTCAGTGTTTCGTTCGACGGTCAGCGATCCCAAACGACTGCGGATGCAAATGGCAACTGGAAATTGCATCTCAAAATGGGTCCTGCAAATTCCAACGGTTCCGTGTTAACCGTCGAAGCAGGAAACGACCGGTTAGAAATCCAAGATGTCTTGGTCGGAGAGGTTTGGTTGGCTTCGGGACAATCGAATATGTCCTTCACGATGAACCGAGTCCCTGCATACAAATCGTTAATGGAACAGGCGAACTATCCTACCTTGCGAATGTTTAACGCCGCCACAACAACTGCCGCCGAACCGCAAAACGATATTGCGGGCAGCTGGACCGCCTGTTCGCCGAAAACCGTTCCACAGTATTCGGCCGTTGCATTCTTCTTCGCACTAAAATTGAATCAAGATCTAGAAATCCCCGTTGGGGTGATCAAGACCGCGTGGGGTGGAAAGCCTGTGGAAACATTCACCAGCCGCGAAGCATTGTCGACCCTGCCAGGGACAAAACGGTTGGTCGATGCAACGTTAAAGGCGGATGCCACCTTTGACCAAGCGAAGGCGGACAAACAGTACAAAATTCGGCTTGAGCAGTGGAACGCGAAAGCGGCCGCAAACAAAGCCTTGCCAGCAGCAGAACGCAAACGCATGCCTCGCAGACCGACCGCCCCCAAACGTCCGCTGCTAACCGAAGGAAGACCAGGTGTCCTCTTTGATGCAATGATCCATCCGTTTGTGGGCTACACCATGCGTGGAGCGATTTGGTATCAAGGCGAAGCCAATGCAAAACCAGGAGCCGTTCCCTACGACCAAACCCTTCCGCTTATGATCCGTGACTGGCGATCTCGCTGGGACGACGATTTTTCGTTCTACTTCGTGCAATTGGCTAATTATCGCGCTCCATCAACTCAGCCTGGCACCCCCGACGATTGGGCGCTTCTTCAAGACCGCATGCGTCTCATTCTCGATACGACTCCAAAGACCGGTATGGCGATCATCAATGACGTGGGAGAAGCCAACGACATTCATCCCAAAAACAAAAAGGACCCGGGCGAACGTCTGGCACGATGGGCGCTTGCAAAAGACTACGGCCGTTCTCTGGTCATCTCCGGGCCGCTGCTTAAATCAAGCAAAGTGGATGGGGATTCGATCCTGGTAACTTTTGATCACGTCGGAACAGGCCTTCGCAGCGGAGAAGGCAAGCCACTGAAACGTTTTGAAGTCGCCGGCAAAGACAAGAAGTGGCATTGGGCAACTGCAACCATCGTGGGGAAAAACTCGGTTCAAGTCCAAAGTCCCAATGTTCCCCATCCAGTCGCCGTCCGCTACGCCTGGGCATCCAACCCCGAAGGTGCCAACCTGGAAAACAGCGACGACCTGCCAGCATCTGTTTTCCGAACCGACAACTGGTAA